In Deltaproteobacteria bacterium GWC2_55_46, a single window of DNA contains:
- a CDS encoding Holliday junction DNA helicase RuvB, with translation MEDERDITPAKLMEDDLEVTLRPRLLTDFIGQEKLKENLKVFVEAAKGRNEALDHVLFYGPPGLGKTTMANIIANELGSQIKATSGPIIEKTGDLAAMLTNLEPMDVFFIDEIHRMSATVEEILYPAMEDYHIDILIGQGPSARSVKIELPKFTLIGATTRAGLLTAPLRDRFGVIIRFDFYTPTELKTIVTRSAAILDVEMTQDGADEIAGRSRGTPRVANRLLRRVRDFAQVKAKGVITREVASRALDMLEIDEKGFDKMDRRLLLAIIDKFGGGPVGIEALAASLHEEKDAIEDLYEPYLLQEGYLNRTPRGRIATELSYAHLGRPYKKAGKADTQDGLF, from the coding sequence ATGGAAGACGAGCGCGATATAACACCAGCAAAGCTCATGGAAGACGACCTTGAGGTAACACTCAGGCCCAGGCTCCTTACCGATTTTATCGGGCAGGAGAAGCTCAAGGAGAACCTTAAGGTATTCGTTGAGGCGGCCAAGGGAAGGAACGAGGCGCTCGACCACGTGCTCTTCTACGGCCCTCCGGGGCTCGGCAAGACCACGATGGCCAATATCATAGCCAACGAGCTCGGCAGCCAGATAAAGGCGACCTCAGGGCCGATAATAGAGAAGACCGGCGACCTTGCCGCCATGCTCACCAACCTTGAGCCAATGGACGTCTTCTTCATAGACGAGATACACAGGATGTCCGCTACCGTCGAGGAGATACTCTACCCGGCCATGGAGGACTATCACATAGACATACTCATAGGGCAGGGCCCTTCGGCCAGGTCTGTGAAGATCGAGCTTCCGAAGTTCACCCTTATAGGGGCTACTACCAGGGCCGGCCTCTTGACCGCCCCTTTGAGGGACAGGTTCGGGGTGATCATCCGCTTTGATTTTTATACCCCCACCGAGCTTAAGACCATAGTCACGAGGTCTGCCGCGATACTCGACGTGGAGATGACCCAGGACGGGGCCGATGAGATAGCCGGCAGGTCGAGGGGCACGCCGAGGGTGGCAAACCGCCTTTTGAGGAGGGTAAGGGACTTCGCCCAGGTCAAGGCAAAAGGGGTCATCACCAGGGAGGTAGCCTCCAGGGCCCTTGACATGCTGGAGATAGACGAGAAGGGCTTTGACAAGATGGACAGGAGGCTACTCCTTGCCATCATAGACAAGTTCGGCGGCGGGCCGGTTGGGATAGAGGCGCTGGCGGCCTCGCTCCATGAAGAGAAGGACGCCATAGAGGACCTCTATGAGCCCTATCTTCTTCAGGAAGGGTATCTTAACAGGACCCCGAGGGGCAGGATCGCCACAGAGCTTTCATATGCTCATCTTGGAAGGCCATACAAAAAGGCAGGCAAGGCCGACACACAGGATGGCCTTTTTTAA
- a CDS encoding Holliday junction DNA helicase RuvA, producing MIASIRGRITHKSTESVIVEANGLGYELFIPLSTFYMLPGHGEDVNLRVYTHVREDAIQLYGFLTQEEKDVFLLLIGVSGVGPKLARNILSGVAVVDLVQALGTSDKAKLNSIPGIGAKSAERLILELKDKIGSIALKAAAPMEAASNDPLTVDVASALENLGYKSAQAEEAARKAIKALGSEAAFETVLKESLKLLSKK from the coding sequence ATGATAGCGAGCATCAGGGGCAGGATAACGCACAAGTCAACGGAGTCGGTCATCGTCGAGGCAAATGGACTCGGCTACGAGCTCTTCATACCCCTTTCAACCTTTTATATGCTCCCCGGCCATGGCGAGGACGTAAACTTGAGAGTTTACACCCATGTGAGGGAGGACGCCATACAGCTTTACGGCTTTCTTACGCAGGAGGAGAAGGACGTCTTCCTGCTCCTTATAGGGGTCTCTGGTGTAGGCCCCAAGCTCGCGAGGAATATCCTTTCAGGGGTAGCGGTTGTCGACCTTGTCCAGGCGCTTGGGACGTCAGATAAGGCAAAGCTCAACTCGATACCAGGCATCGGGGCCAAATCAGCCGAAAGGCTCATCCTCGAGCTCAAGGACAAGATAGGCTCTATAGCGCTTAAGGCCGCTGCCCCGATGGAAGCCGCGTCAAATGACCCGCTTACGGTCGATGTGGCATCAGCCCTTGAAAACCTCGGCTATAAGAGCGCGCAGGCCGAGGAGGCCGCCAGGAAGGCGATAAAGGCCCTTGGCAGCGAGGCCGCCTTTGAAACGGTTTTGAAAGAGTCCTTGAAGCTGCTCTCGAAGAAATAG
- a CDS encoding crossover junction endodeoxyribonuclease RuvC, with the protein MRVLGIDPGSLSTGYGAIDRAGANSFTYVCHGSISPGAGLPLTERLLGISAKLRELLETYRPEAVSIESMFFARNAQSAITLAQARGAALLTVAEFGIPVFEYPPTTVKQAVTGYGRATKEEVQKMVRILLKDRALSGKSDATDALAIAICHLNSHNPGLKIKGEGVLKAKRPV; encoded by the coding sequence TTGAGGGTGTTGGGGATAGACCCTGGAAGCTTATCCACCGGCTACGGCGCAATCGACAGGGCTGGCGCGAATAGCTTCACTTACGTCTGCCACGGCAGTATCTCGCCAGGCGCGGGATTGCCGCTTACAGAGCGCCTTCTCGGCATATCCGCAAAGCTGAGGGAGCTCCTTGAGACATACAGGCCGGAGGCCGTTTCAATAGAGTCGATGTTTTTCGCCAGGAACGCTCAGAGCGCCATAACGCTCGCGCAGGCGAGGGGGGCGGCCCTTCTTACTGTGGCGGAGTTCGGCATCCCCGTCTTCGAGTACCCGCCGACAACGGTAAAGCAGGCTGTAACCGGCTACGGCAGGGCTACAAAGGAAGAGGTGCAGAAGATGGTCAGGATCCTTTTAAAGGACCGCGCCCTCTCAGGAAAATCTGACGCTACAGACGCCCTCGCCATAGCGATATGCCATCTGAACAGCCATAATCCAGGACTTAAGATAAAAGGAGAAGGCGTGCTTAAGGCAAAACGCCCTGTATGA
- a CDS encoding transcriptional regulator, which yields MSGHSKWANIKHKKAKSDAKKGKVFTKLVKEIMVAAKSGSDPSGNPRLRLAIEKAKAENLPADNIDRAIKKGAGELGNVIYEEGTYEGYGPSGVAVLVNFMTDNRNRTASEVRHAFSSLGGSLGQSGSVAYMFEKKGVFTFDMGSITEESLMEAALEAGAEDVVTNQEDKVFEVYTDPTEYARVKASFDQAGVKYSNSDLAMIPKTTVKVEGKAAQQVLNLLEELEDLDDVQSVFANFDISPEEMAKLA from the coding sequence ATGTCAGGTCATTCCAAATGGGCCAATATAAAACATAAAAAGGCCAAATCAGACGCAAAGAAAGGCAAGGTATTCACGAAGCTCGTAAAGGAGATTATGGTCGCGGCCAAAAGCGGGAGCGACCCCTCCGGAAACCCCAGGCTAAGGCTCGCCATAGAGAAGGCGAAGGCGGAAAACCTGCCCGCTGATAATATCGACAGGGCAATCAAGAAGGGCGCAGGCGAGCTGGGTAACGTCATCTACGAGGAGGGCACCTACGAGGGCTACGGCCCGAGCGGGGTGGCCGTTCTCGTCAACTTCATGACCGACAACAGGAACAGGACCGCGTCTGAAGTCAGGCACGCCTTCTCAAGCCTCGGCGGGAGCCTCGGCCAGAGCGGCTCGGTGGCGTACATGTTCGAGAAGAAGGGGGTCTTCACCTTCGACATGGGCTCTATTACGGAAGAGTCGCTCATGGAGGCCGCCCTTGAGGCCGGGGCCGAGGACGTGGTGACCAACCAGGAAGATAAGGTCTTCGAGGTATATACAGACCCGACCGAGTACGCCAGGGTAAAGGCGTCCTTTGACCAGGCAGGGGTAAAATACTCTAACTCTGACCTGGCGATGATACCAAAGACCACGGTCAAGGTAGAGGGCAAGGCGGCGCAGCAGGTGCTTAACCTCCTTGAAGAGCTGGAGGACCTGGACGACGTGCAATCGGTCTTTGCCAACTTCGATATATCCCCTGAAGAGATGGCGAAACTTGCTTAA
- a CDS encoding Fis family transcriptional regulator, with product MKTTILVVDDEKDIREALQGVLKDEGHDVIAAGSAEEALKKLEARVPDAILLDIWLPGMDGTEALKEIKSRYPGVPVIMISGHANIETAVRTTKLGAYDFIEKPLSLEKVTLTVEHAIEQKRLLEENSHLRLKAWAKYEIIGSSQVMLSLKADIRKAAPSNSWVLITGENGTGKELVARNMHLLSNRSGRPFVEVNCAAIPEELIESELFGHEKGSFTSAVAQKKGKFDLADKGTIFLDEIGDMSLRTQAKILRVLQEKSFERVGGTELINVDARVIVATNKDLLSEVAKGRFREDLFYRLNVIPFHVPPLRERREDIGLLIDHFLKEFARETAREVLTVNKEAMGVLYGYDWPGNVRELRNLIERLVIMAPSHTITADDIPSYIKGAQPAQPRDLFRRDLLKEARSDFEREFITRKLKEFGGNIARTAEAIGIERSHLYRKIRSYGIEHADTTETA from the coding sequence ATGAAGACCACCATTCTTGTAGTAGACGACGAGAAGGATATACGGGAAGCCCTGCAGGGCGTACTTAAAGACGAGGGGCACGACGTTATCGCGGCGGGGAGCGCCGAGGAGGCCCTTAAAAAGCTTGAGGCGCGCGTTCCTGACGCCATTCTGCTCGATATCTGGCTGCCTGGCATGGACGGGACAGAGGCGCTAAAAGAGATAAAGTCGAGGTACCCTGGCGTACCGGTCATAATGATATCGGGGCACGCGAATATCGAGACAGCGGTAAGGACCACAAAGCTCGGGGCGTACGACTTTATCGAGAAGCCCCTTTCGCTTGAAAAAGTGACCTTGACCGTCGAGCACGCCATAGAGCAGAAAAGGCTTCTGGAGGAGAACAGCCACTTGCGCCTCAAGGCCTGGGCCAAGTACGAGATAATAGGGTCGTCCCAGGTCATGCTCTCTCTTAAGGCCGACATCAGGAAGGCCGCCCCCTCCAACAGCTGGGTGCTCATAACCGGCGAGAACGGCACCGGCAAGGAGCTTGTCGCGAGGAACATGCACCTGCTGTCGAACAGGTCGGGAAGGCCCTTTGTGGAGGTCAACTGCGCGGCCATACCCGAAGAGCTGATAGAAAGCGAGCTCTTCGGCCATGAGAAGGGCTCTTTCACCAGCGCCGTGGCCCAGAAAAAGGGGAAGTTCGACCTTGCCGATAAGGGTACCATCTTCCTCGACGAGATAGGCGACATGAGTCTGCGTACGCAGGCCAAGATATTAAGGGTGCTTCAGGAAAAGAGCTTTGAAAGGGTGGGGGGCACAGAGCTTATAAACGTAGACGCGAGGGTCATCGTCGCCACCAACAAAGACTTGTTGAGCGAGGTAGCCAAAGGCAGGTTCAGGGAAGACCTTTTCTACAGGCTCAACGTCATACCCTTCCACGTGCCGCCGCTTCGGGAGCGCAGGGAAGACATAGGCCTGCTGATAGACCATTTCCTCAAGGAGTTCGCGAGGGAGACGGCCAGGGAGGTTCTTACGGTCAATAAAGAGGCGATGGGCGTGCTCTACGGCTACGACTGGCCGGGTAACGTACGGGAGCTCAGGAACCTTATAGAAAGGCTCGTAATAATGGCCCCGTCCCATACCATAACCGCAGATGACATACCTTCCTATATAAAGGGCGCGCAGCCGGCTCAACCAAGGGACCTTTTCAGGAGGGACCTCCTCAAGGAGGCCAGAAGCGATTTCGAACGTGAGTTCATAACGAGAAAGCTCAAGGAGTTCGGCGGCAATATAGCCAGGACAGCCGAGGCCATTGGGATAGAAAGGAGCCACCTGTATAGAAAGATAAGAAGCTATGGCATAGAGCATGCCGACACGACTGAAACAGCCTGA
- a CDS encoding PAS domain-containing sensor histidine kinase gives MNDNQKIEGEAKRRRRELLIILLVVPAIIILTLVESHVSTISGDVPIATNILIFGLINLNIILLILLVFLILRNMVKLFIERKSQVMGSRLRTKLVTAFVSLSIVPTVLLFVIVIGFINRSIDGWFGIKVEDSLQESLELAQNYYKDINDRVEAASRIIAVSIVAEGFGSDNEKLERFINRKLVEGDFSTIEIYSASGDRVLYSISDKINQNMVPDIAPESVVKALAGEASSYVQTMQVGDVVRAVAPVQVSVDGMPAGAVVVNYYVPLSLIDKMKEISAAFEGYKQLKLLKNPVKASYFTILLIITLLIVFFSIWIGRYLAKELTVPIHELAEGTHAVASGNLDYRINVESNDEIGLLVKSFNRMTEDLKTGKGKIETANLDLRRTNMELEQRRRYIEIVLGNVPAGVVSIDKSGRIVSINRVAAQMLGTGEDFALGKNYREVLRQEDREVLREMIREMTEVGLESLEKQMRVEVDGKVMTVLANLNALKDESGNYLGMVAVLDDLTHLLKTQRMSAWKEVARRIAHEIKNPLTPIKLSAQRLRKKYLDRFPEDDTVFDECTMTIIKQVDELKTLVNEFSSFARMPAANRSPNDLNEVIREAMALYKPGRKTVQFESSLDDLVPVLDIDRDQIKRVLINLIDNALAAMGDEGTVRVETHFLDEMQLARIEVIDTGEGIPAESKQKLFEPYFSTKKTGTGLGLAIVNNIIADHNGYIRVRDNQPKGTRFVIELPVKAINI, from the coding sequence ATGAATGACAACCAGAAGATAGAGGGGGAAGCCAAAAGGCGCCGCCGCGAGCTTCTTATAATACTGCTCGTAGTGCCCGCCATAATAATCCTCACCCTTGTGGAATCGCACGTCTCCACCATAAGCGGCGACGTGCCTATCGCCACGAACATCCTCATTTTCGGCCTCATAAACCTGAATATCATCCTCCTTATCCTGCTCGTCTTCCTGATATTGAGGAACATGGTCAAGCTCTTCATCGAAAGGAAGAGCCAGGTGATGGGCTCGCGCCTTAGGACCAAGCTCGTCACAGCCTTCGTGAGCCTTTCGATCGTCCCCACAGTCCTCCTTTTCGTGATAGTCATCGGGTTCATAAACCGCTCCATTGACGGGTGGTTCGGGATAAAGGTGGAGGACTCGCTTCAGGAATCCCTTGAGCTTGCCCAGAACTATTACAAGGACATAAACGACAGGGTCGAGGCGGCCTCCAGGATCATTGCCGTATCCATCGTGGCCGAAGGGTTCGGCAGTGATAACGAAAAGCTTGAGCGGTTTATCAACAGGAAGCTCGTCGAGGGGGATTTTTCCACCATCGAGATATATTCGGCCTCTGGCGACAGGGTGCTTTACTCGATCTCGGACAAGATAAACCAGAACATGGTCCCGGACATCGCGCCTGAATCTGTCGTTAAAGCGCTTGCCGGAGAGGCGTCGAGCTACGTGCAGACCATGCAGGTAGGGGACGTGGTAAGGGCTGTCGCGCCGGTACAGGTCTCTGTGGACGGCATGCCAGCAGGGGCGGTTGTCGTCAACTATTACGTCCCACTGAGCCTCATCGACAAGATGAAGGAGATATCCGCCGCCTTCGAGGGGTACAAACAGCTCAAGCTGCTCAAAAACCCCGTTAAGGCGAGCTACTTCACGATACTGCTCATCATAACGCTCCTCATAGTCTTCTTTTCCATCTGGATAGGACGCTACCTCGCCAAGGAGCTTACCGTCCCAATCCACGAGCTTGCCGAGGGCACGCACGCCGTTGCCAGCGGCAACCTCGATTACAGGATAAACGTCGAATCGAACGACGAGATCGGCTTGCTGGTGAAATCCTTCAACAGGATGACAGAGGACCTGAAGACCGGCAAGGGAAAGATAGAGACGGCGAACCTTGACCTCCGGCGCACCAACATGGAGCTTGAACAGAGGAGGAGGTATATCGAGATAGTCCTCGGGAACGTCCCCGCCGGTGTCGTATCGATCGACAAATCCGGACGGATAGTTTCGATTAACAGGGTGGCAGCCCAGATGCTCGGCACTGGCGAAGACTTTGCCCTCGGCAAGAACTACAGGGAGGTGCTCCGGCAGGAGGACAGGGAGGTGCTCCGCGAGATGATCCGCGAGATGACCGAAGTGGGCCTTGAGTCCCTGGAGAAGCAGATGCGGGTCGAGGTCGACGGCAAGGTGATGACAGTGCTTGCCAACCTTAACGCCCTCAAGGACGAATCAGGCAACTACCTGGGGATGGTCGCGGTCCTGGACGACCTTACTCATCTATTAAAGACGCAGAGGATGTCGGCCTGGAAGGAGGTCGCCAGGAGGATCGCGCACGAGATCAAGAACCCGCTTACGCCCATAAAGCTATCAGCTCAGAGGCTCAGGAAGAAGTACCTCGACAGGTTCCCGGAGGATGATACTGTCTTTGACGAGTGCACCATGACCATAATAAAGCAGGTAGACGAGCTTAAGACCCTTGTGAACGAGTTCTCGAGCTTCGCGAGGATGCCTGCCGCGAACCGTAGCCCAAATGACCTGAATGAGGTCATACGCGAGGCGATGGCCCTCTATAAGCCGGGGCGGAAGACCGTCCAGTTCGAGTCTTCGCTTGACGATCTGGTCCCTGTGCTGGATATTGACAGGGACCAGATAAAAAGGGTACTTATTAACCTTATAGACAACGCTCTCGCCGCTATGGGCGACGAGGGCACCGTGAGGGTTGAGACACACTTTCTTGATGAGATGCAGCTCGCCCGCATCGAGGTCATCGATACCGGGGAGGGCATACCGGCTGAGTCCAAGCAGAAGCTCTTTGAGCCGTATTTTTCGACGAAAAAGACAGGCACTGGCCTTGGCCTTGCCATAGTCAATAACATCATAGCCGACCACAATGGCTATATAAGGGTAAGGGACAACCAGCCCAAGGGCACAAGGTTCGTCATCGAGCTTCCGGTGAAGGCGATAAACATATGA
- a CDS encoding cytochrome C biogenesis protein, which produces MTTDVSIPLAFMGGLLSFVSPCVLPLVPSYISFVTGISFEELTSVEGDKSLKKVILFNSLMFILGFSTVFVVILGSSAQLFGSLFMEYQDVIRKIGGLVIILLGVHIIGIINFNILQRDKRLHFFREKPTGLLGSFLVGIGFAAGWTPCIGPILSAIFAVAATSESPWSGMLLFIAYSVGLAIPFLLTSLGINTFLKHFNRLKKHMRVVSVVTGIFLVATGLLIFTNSLGIIAVYLNSLIPSLS; this is translated from the coding sequence ATGACAACCGATGTCTCAATACCGCTCGCGTTCATGGGAGGGCTTCTGTCCTTCGTATCGCCATGCGTCCTGCCGCTCGTGCCGTCGTATATCTCGTTTGTGACAGGCATCTCCTTCGAGGAGCTCACCAGCGTGGAAGGGGACAAGTCGCTCAAGAAGGTGATCCTCTTCAACTCCCTCATGTTCATACTCGGCTTCTCCACCGTCTTCGTCGTCATCCTGGGCTCCTCAGCCCAGCTCTTCGGAAGCCTTTTCATGGAGTACCAGGACGTCATACGGAAGATCGGCGGCCTGGTCATAATACTCCTCGGCGTCCACATCATAGGCATCATCAACTTCAACATACTCCAGAGGGACAAGCGCCTCCATTTCTTCCGCGAGAAGCCCACTGGGCTTCTCGGTTCGTTCCTTGTCGGCATCGGCTTCGCCGCGGGCTGGACACCTTGCATAGGCCCGATACTCTCAGCCATCTTCGCCGTGGCAGCCACCTCCGAAAGCCCCTGGTCAGGCATGCTCCTTTTCATAGCTTACTCCGTTGGGCTGGCCATACCATTCCTGCTGACGTCCCTTGGCATCAACACCTTCCTTAAGCACTTCAACAGGCTCAAAAAACACATGCGGGTCGTATCTGTCGTAACCGGCATCTTCCTGGTAGCCACTGGACTATTGATATTTACCAACTCTCTTGGTATTATAGCGGTGTACCTGAATAGCCTGATCCCGAGCCTGAGCTGA
- a CDS encoding c-type cytochrome biogenesis protein CcsB encodes MILSLVFFTFSFVFYLITTVLYVSNWFLKKKWLGQTATAMAFVALVSTSMILISRAGESGHAPFSNLWESMMLFIWATNAGYLLMEYKHKLKSVGAVVMGIESLAMLSASLLPYSFKDAEPLNPALQNKWHWMSDILSTWGLQKYAIGWLDFHVFMTFVGYAGFAISFGLALLYLVKHRYENSGKRNSIIDSFPDSKVFDELSYRAVAWGFPFLAVGIVSGAVWANYAWGTYWSWDPKETWSLITWLIYAAYLHARVTRGWRGTRAAYLSIAGFLAVIFLYWGVSFILPGLHAYA; translated from the coding sequence ATGATACTTTCTCTTGTCTTTTTTACGTTCTCGTTCGTCTTTTACCTGATCACGACGGTCCTGTACGTTAGCAACTGGTTTTTAAAGAAGAAGTGGCTTGGGCAGACAGCAACGGCGATGGCCTTCGTCGCCCTGGTCTCCACCTCCATGATACTCATCAGCAGGGCAGGGGAGTCCGGGCACGCCCCCTTCTCGAACCTGTGGGAGTCGATGATGCTCTTTATCTGGGCGACTAACGCGGGCTATCTGCTGATGGAGTACAAGCACAAGCTCAAGTCCGTGGGCGCCGTAGTAATGGGCATCGAGTCATTGGCCATGCTTTCCGCCTCTTTACTTCCGTACAGCTTCAAGGACGCGGAGCCGCTGAACCCCGCCCTGCAGAACAAGTGGCACTGGATGTCTGACATCCTGTCCACATGGGGCCTTCAGAAGTACGCCATTGGCTGGCTCGACTTCCACGTCTTTATGACCTTCGTCGGCTATGCCGGTTTCGCGATATCGTTCGGTCTCGCGCTGCTTTATCTGGTAAAGCACAGATACGAGAACAGCGGGAAACGAAATTCGATCATAGACTCGTTCCCTGATTCGAAGGTATTCGATGAGCTCAGCTACAGGGCTGTCGCCTGGGGGTTCCCTTTCCTCGCGGTCGGCATCGTCTCGGGCGCTGTATGGGCCAACTACGCATGGGGCACATACTGGAGCTGGGACCCGAAGGAGACGTGGTCGCTCATCACCTGGCTGATATACGCGGCGTACCTTCACGCCAGGGTCACGAGGGGATGGAGAGGCACGCGGGCAGCCTATCTTTCCATAGCCGGCTTCCTTGCCGTGATATTCCTGTACTGGGGCGTAAGCTTCATACTCCCGGGCCTGCACGCGTACGCTTGA